From a region of the Streptomyces venezuelae genome:
- the rplJ gene encoding 50S ribosomal protein L10 encodes MPTPNKAASVAELKDAFQSSNAAVLTEYRGLTVAQLKTLRRSLGENAQYAVVKNTLTKIAANQAGITALDEHFAGPTAVAFITGDPVESAKSLRDFAKDNPNLIIKAGVLDGKALSADDIKKLADLESREVLLSKLAGAFKGKQSQAASLFQALPSKFVRTAEALRVKLAEQGGAE; translated from the coding sequence ATGCCGACGCCCAACAAGGCTGCATCGGTAGCCGAGCTCAAGGACGCGTTCCAGAGCTCGAACGCCGCCGTGCTGACCGAGTACCGGGGTCTCACCGTCGCGCAGCTCAAGACGCTGCGTCGCTCCCTCGGTGAGAACGCCCAGTACGCCGTGGTGAAGAACACGCTGACCAAGATTGCGGCCAACCAGGCCGGGATCACCGCGCTGGACGAGCACTTCGCTGGTCCGACCGCGGTCGCCTTCATCACCGGTGACCCGGTGGAGTCGGCGAAGAGCCTGCGTGACTTCGCCAAGGACAACCCCAACCTGATCATCAAGGCGGGTGTCCTTGATGGTAAGGCGCTCTCCGCCGATGACATCAAGAAGCTTGCGGACCTCGAGTCCCGCGAGGTTCTGCTCAGCAAGCTGGCCGGCGCGTTCAAGGGCAAGCAGTCCCAGGCTGCCTCGCTCTTCCAGGCGCTGCCGTCGAAGTTCGTCCGCACCGCGGAAGCGCTTCGCGTCAAGCTCGCCGAGCAGGGCGGTGCCGAGTAA
- the rplL gene encoding 50S ribosomal protein L7/L12 encodes MAKLSQDDLLAQFEEMTLIELSEFVKAFEEKFDVTAAAAVAVAPAGVAGGDAGAAAEEQDEFDVVLTAAGDKKIQVIKVVRELTSLGLKEAKDLVDGAPKPVLEKVAKEAADKAAEALKGAGASVEVK; translated from the coding sequence ATGGCGAAGCTCTCTCAGGACGACCTCCTCGCCCAGTTCGAGGAGATGACCCTCATCGAGCTCTCTGAGTTCGTGAAGGCCTTCGAGGAGAAGTTCGACGTCACCGCCGCCGCGGCCGTCGCCGTTGCCCCCGCGGGTGTCGCCGGTGGCGACGCCGGTGCGGCCGCCGAGGAGCAGGACGAGTTCGACGTCGTCCTCACCGCCGCCGGTGACAAGAAGATCCAGGTCATCAAGGTCGTGCGCGAGCTGACCTCCCTGGGTCTGAAGGAGGCCAAGGACCTCGTTGACGGTGCGCCGAAGCCCGTCCTCGAGAAGGTCGCCAAGGAGGCCGCTGACAAGGCCGCCGAGGCCCTCAAGGGCGCCGGCGCCTCGGTCGAGGTCAAGTAA
- the rpoB gene encoding DNA-directed RNA polymerase subunit beta gives MAASRNASTNTNNGASTAPLRISFAKIKEPLEVPNLLALQTESFDWLLGNAAWKSRVESALESGQDVPTKSGLEEIFEEISPIEDFSGSMSLTFRDHRFEPAKNSVDECKERDFTYAAPLFVTAEFTNNETGEIKSQTVFMGDFPLMTNKGTFVINGTERVVVSQLVRSPGVYFDSSIDKTSDKDIFSAKIIPSRGAWLEMEIDKRDMVGVRIDRKRKQSVTVLLKALGWTTEQILEEFGEYESMRATLEKDHTQGQDDALLDIYRKLRPGEPPTREAAQTLLENLYFNPKRYDLAKVGRYKVNKKLGADEPLDAGVLTTDDVIATIKYLVKLHAGETETTGESGRSIVVETDDIDHFGNRRLRNVGELIQNQVRTGLARMERVVRERMTTQDVEAITPQTLINIRPVVASIKEFFGTSQLSQFMDQNNPLSGLTHKRRLSALGPGGLSRERAGFEVRDVHPSHYGRMCPIETPEGPNIGLIGSLASYGRVNAFGFVETPYRKVIDGVVTDEVDYLTADEEDRFVIAQANAGLSEDMRFTENRVLVRRRGGEIDYIAGDDVDYMDVSPRQMVSVATAMIPFLEHDDANRALMGANMMRQAVPLIKAEAPLVGTGMEYRCAVDAGDSIRAEKDGVVQEVSADYITVANDDGTYTTYRVAKFSRSNQGTSVNQKVIVNEGDRIIESQVLADGPATEEGEMALGKNLLVAFMPWEGHNYEDAIILSQRLVQDDVLSSIHIEEHEVDARDTKLGPEEITRDIPNVSEEVLADLDERGIIRIGADVVAGDILVGKVTPKGETELTPEERLLRAIFGEKAREVRDTSLKVPHGEIGKVIGVRVFDREEGDELPPGVNQLVRVYVAQKRKITDGDKLAGRHGNKGVISKILPIEDMPFLEDGTPVDIILNPLGVPSRMNPGQVLEIHLGWLASRGWDVSGLAEEWAERLKVIGADRVEPGTNVATPVFDGAREDELAGLFEHTIPNRDGDRLVLPSGKARLFDGRSGEPFPDPISVGYMYILKLHHLVDDKLHARSTGPYSMITQQPLGGKAQFGGQRFGEMEVWALEAYGAAYALQELLTIKSDDVTGRVKVYEAIVKGENIPEPGIPESFKVLIKEMQSLCLNVEVLSSDGMSIEMRDTDEDVFRAAEELGIDLSRREPSSVEEV, from the coding sequence TTGGCCGCCTCGCGCAACGCCTCGACCAATACGAACAACGGTGCCAGCACCGCCCCGCTGCGCATCTCCTTTGCAAAGATCAAGGAGCCCCTCGAGGTTCCGAACCTCCTGGCGCTGCAGACCGAGAGCTTTGACTGGCTTCTCGGCAACGCCGCCTGGAAGTCTCGCGTCGAGTCGGCGCTTGAGAGTGGACAGGACGTCCCCACCAAGTCCGGTCTGGAAGAGATCTTCGAGGAGATCTCGCCGATCGAGGACTTCTCCGGGTCGATGTCGCTGACCTTCCGCGACCACCGTTTCGAGCCGGCGAAGAACTCTGTCGACGAGTGCAAGGAGCGCGACTTCACGTACGCGGCTCCGCTGTTCGTCACGGCCGAGTTCACGAACAACGAGACCGGAGAGATCAAGTCTCAGACGGTCTTCATGGGCGACTTCCCGCTTATGACCAACAAGGGCACCTTCGTCATCAACGGCACCGAGCGTGTCGTCGTGTCGCAGCTTGTCCGCTCCCCCGGTGTCTACTTCGACTCCTCCATCGACAAGACGTCCGACAAGGACATCTTCTCCGCCAAGATCATCCCGTCCCGGGGTGCCTGGCTGGAGATGGAGATCGACAAGCGCGACATGGTCGGCGTCCGCATCGACCGCAAGCGCAAGCAGTCCGTCACCGTCCTCCTGAAGGCTCTCGGCTGGACCACCGAGCAGATCCTCGAGGAGTTCGGCGAGTACGAGTCCATGCGCGCCACCCTGGAGAAGGACCACACCCAGGGCCAGGACGACGCGCTGCTCGACATCTACCGCAAGCTGCGCCCGGGCGAGCCGCCGACCCGTGAGGCCGCTCAGACGCTGCTCGAGAACCTCTACTTCAACCCGAAGCGCTACGACCTCGCCAAGGTCGGCCGCTACAAGGTGAACAAGAAGCTCGGCGCCGACGAGCCGCTCGATGCCGGCGTGCTCACCACCGACGACGTCATCGCGACCATCAAGTACCTGGTCAAGCTGCACGCCGGCGAGACCGAGACCACCGGTGAGTCCGGCCGTTCGATCGTCGTCGAGACCGACGACATCGACCACTTCGGCAACCGTCGTCTGCGCAACGTCGGCGAGCTCATCCAGAACCAGGTCCGCACGGGTCTGGCTCGTATGGAGCGCGTCGTCCGCGAGCGCATGACCACGCAGGACGTCGAGGCCATCACGCCGCAGACCCTGATCAACATCCGGCCGGTCGTCGCCTCCATCAAGGAGTTCTTCGGCACCAGCCAGCTGTCGCAGTTCATGGACCAGAACAACCCGCTCTCGGGCCTGACCCACAAGCGCCGCCTGTCGGCGCTGGGCCCCGGCGGTCTGTCCCGTGAGCGGGCCGGCTTCGAGGTCCGAGACGTCCACCCGTCGCACTACGGCCGCATGTGCCCGATCGAGACCCCCGAAGGCCCGAACATCGGTCTGATCGGCTCGCTCGCCTCCTACGGCCGCGTCAACGCGTTCGGTTTCGTCGAGACCCCGTACCGCAAGGTCATCGACGGTGTCGTCACCGACGAGGTCGACTACCTCACGGCCGACGAGGAAGACCGCTTCGTCATCGCCCAGGCCAACGCCGGCCTGTCCGAGGACATGCGCTTCACCGAGAACCGCGTGCTGGTGCGCCGTCGTGGCGGCGAGATCGACTACATCGCCGGCGACGACGTCGACTACATGGACGTCTCCCCGCGCCAGATGGTGTCCGTCGCGACCGCGATGATCCCCTTCCTGGAGCACGACGACGCCAACCGTGCCCTCATGGGCGCGAACATGATGCGCCAGGCCGTTCCGCTCATCAAGGCGGAGGCCCCGCTCGTCGGCACCGGCATGGAGTACCGCTGTGCGGTCGACGCCGGTGACTCGATCCGTGCGGAGAAGGACGGTGTCGTCCAGGAGGTCTCGGCCGACTACATCACCGTCGCCAACGACGACGGCACGTACACCACGTACCGCGTCGCCAAGTTCTCCCGCTCGAACCAGGGCACCTCGGTCAACCAGAAGGTCATCGTCAACGAGGGCGACCGGATCATCGAGTCCCAGGTCCTCGCCGACGGTCCCGCGACCGAAGAGGGCGAAATGGCCCTCGGCAAGAACCTGCTCGTCGCGTTCATGCCCTGGGAAGGTCACAACTACGAGGACGCGATCATCCTGTCGCAGCGCCTCGTGCAGGACGACGTCCTCTCCTCGATCCACATCGAGGAGCACGAGGTCGACGCCCGTGACACCAAGCTGGGCCCCGAGGAGATCACCCGGGACATCCCGAACGTCTCCGAGGAGGTCCTCGCCGACCTCGACGAGCGCGGCATCATCCGCATCGGTGCGGACGTCGTCGCCGGCGACATCCTGGTCGGCAAGGTCACGCCCAAGGGTGAGACCGAGCTGACCCCCGAGGAGCGCCTGCTCCGCGCGATCTTCGGTGAGAAGGCCCGCGAGGTGCGTGACACCTCGCTCAAGGTCCCTCACGGTGAGATCGGCAAGGTCATCGGTGTCCGCGTCTTCGACCGCGAGGAGGGCGACGAGCTTCCTCCGGGCGTGAACCAGCTGGTCCGCGTCTACGTCGCCCAGAAGCGCAAGATCACCGACGGTGACAAGCTCGCCGGCCGTCACGGCAACAAGGGTGTCATCTCCAAGATCCTTCCGATCGAGGACATGCCCTTCCTGGAAGACGGCACGCCGGTCGACATCATCCTGAACCCGCTGGGTGTCCCGTCCCGAATGAACCCGGGACAGGTCCTGGAGATCCACCTCGGCTGGCTCGCCAGCCGCGGCTGGGACGTCTCCGGCCTGGCGGAGGAGTGGGCCGAGCGTCTGAAGGTCATCGGGGCCGACCGCGTCGAGCCCGGTACCAACGTCGCCACCCCCGTGTTCGACGGTGCCCGCGAGGACGAGCTCGCCGGCCTCTTCGAGCACACCATCCCGAACCGCGACGGTGACCGCCTGGTCCTCCCGTCCGGCAAGGCGCGCCTGTTCGACGGCCGCTCCGGCGAGCCGTTCCCGGACCCGATCTCGGTCGGGTACATGTACATCCTCAAGCTCCACCACCTGGTCGACGACAAGCTCCACGCCCGGTCGACCGGTCCGTACTCGATGATCACGCAGCAGCCGCTGGGTGGTAAGGCACAGTTCGGTGGCCAGCGCTTCGGTGAGATGGAGGTGTGGGCGCTCGAGGCTTACGGCGCCGCTTACGCCCTCCAGGAGCTGCTGACCATCAAGTCCGACGACGTCACCGGCCGCGTGAAGGTCTACGAGGCCATCGTCAAGGGCGAGAACATCCCCGAGCCGGGCATTCCCGAGTCCTTCAAGGTGCTCATCAAGGAAATGCAGTCGCTCTGCCTCAACGTGGAGGTGCTGTCCTCGGACGGCATGTCCATCGAGATGCGCGACACCGACGAGGACGTCTTCCGCGCGGCGGAGGAGCTCGGTATCGACCTGTCCCGGCGTGAGCCGAGCAGCGTCGAAGAGGTCTGA
- a CDS encoding DNA-directed RNA polymerase subunit beta' — MLDVNFFDELRIGLATADDIRTWSHGEVKKPETINYRTLKPEKDGLFCEKIFGPTRDWECYCGKYKRVRFKGIICERCGVEVTRAKVRRERMGHIELAAPVTHIWYFKGVPSRLGYLLDLAPKDLEKVIYFAAYMITFVDDERRTRDLPSLEAHVSVERQQIENRRDADLEGRAKKLETDLGELEAEGAKADVRRKVREGAEREMKQLRDRAQREIDRLDEVWARFKNLKVQDLEGDELLYRELRDRFGTYFDGCMGAAALQKRLESFDLEEEAERLREIIRTGKGQKKTRALKRLKVVSAFLQTSNKPKGMVLDCVPVIPPDLRPMVQLDGGRFATSDLNDLYRRVINRNNRLKRLLDLGAPEIIVNNEKRMLQEAVDALFDNGRRGRPVTGPGNRPLKSLSDMLKGKQGRFRQNLLGKRVDYSARSVIVVGPQLKLHQCGLPKAMALELFKPFVMKRLVDLNHAQNIKSAKRMVERGRTVVYDVLEEVIAEHPVLLNRAPTLHRLGIQAFEPQLVEGKAIQIHPLVCTAFNADFDGDQMAVHLPLSAEAQAEARILMLSSNNILKPADGRPVTMPTQDMVLGLFFLTTDGELRDTKGEGRAFGSTAEATMAFDNGELALQSSVDIRFPVGTIPPRGWVAPVAEEGEQEFQPGDSFRLKTTLGRALFNELLPEDYPFVDYSVGKKQLSEIVNDLAERYPKVIVAATLDNLKAAGFHWATRSGVTVAISDVVVPEAKKAIVAGYEAMDEKVQKQYERGLITKDERTQELIAIWTKATNEVAEAMNANFPKTNPIFMMVDSGARGNMMQMRQIAGMRGLVSNAKNETIPRPIKASFREGLTVLEYFISTHGARKGLADTALRTADSGYLTRRLVDVSQDVIIREEDCGTERGLKLKIAVRGEDGVLRKADDVETSIYARMLAEDVVIDGKVIAPANVDLGDVLIDALVANGVEEVKTRSVLTCESAVGTCAFCYGRSLATGKLVDIGEAVGIIAAQSIGEPGTQLTMRTFHTGGVAGDDITQGLPRVVELFEARTPKGVAPISEAAGRVRIEETEKTKKIVITPDDGSDETAFPISKRAKVIVHEGDHVEVGQKLTMGATNPHDVLRILGQRAVQVHLVGEVQKVYNSQGVSIHDKHIEIIIRQMLRRVTIIESGDAELLPGELVERSKFETENRRVVTEGGHPASGRPQLMGITKASLATESWLSAASFQETTRVLTDAAINAKSDSLIGLKENVIIGKLIPAGTGLARYRNIRVEPTEEAKAAMYSAVGYDDIDYSPFGSGSGQAVPLEDYDYGPYNG; from the coding sequence GTGCTCGACGTCAACTTCTTCGACGAGCTGCGGATCGGCCTTGCCACCGCGGACGACATCCGAACCTGGTCGCACGGCGAGGTCAAGAAGCCGGAGACCATCAACTACCGCACCCTCAAGCCCGAGAAGGACGGACTCTTCTGCGAGAAGATCTTCGGTCCTACCCGGGACTGGGAGTGCTACTGCGGCAAGTACAAGCGTGTCCGCTTCAAGGGCATCATCTGTGAGCGCTGTGGCGTCGAGGTCACGCGCGCCAAGGTGCGCCGTGAGCGGATGGGCCACATCGAGCTTGCCGCTCCCGTCACCCACATCTGGTACTTCAAGGGCGTCCCGTCGCGCCTCGGATACCTGCTGGACCTCGCGCCGAAGGACCTCGAGAAGGTCATCTACTTCGCCGCGTACATGATCACGTTCGTCGACGACGAGCGTCGCACCCGCGACCTCCCGTCGCTGGAGGCGCACGTCTCCGTCGAGCGCCAGCAGATCGAGAACCGCCGTGACGCGGACCTCGAAGGCCGGGCCAAGAAGCTCGAGACCGACCTGGGCGAGCTGGAGGCCGAGGGCGCGAAGGCCGACGTACGCCGCAAGGTGCGCGAAGGTGCCGAGCGTGAGATGAAGCAGCTCCGTGACCGCGCCCAGCGCGAGATCGACCGCCTCGACGAGGTGTGGGCCCGCTTCAAGAACCTCAAGGTGCAGGACCTGGAGGGCGACGAGCTCCTCTACCGCGAGCTGCGTGACCGCTTCGGCACGTACTTCGACGGCTGCATGGGCGCCGCCGCGCTGCAGAAGCGCCTGGAGTCCTTCGACCTCGAGGAGGAGGCCGAGCGCCTCCGCGAGATCATCCGTACCGGCAAGGGCCAGAAGAAGACCCGTGCGCTCAAGCGCCTCAAGGTCGTCTCCGCGTTCCTGCAGACCAGCAACAAGCCCAAGGGCATGGTTCTGGACTGCGTGCCGGTGATCCCGCCGGACCTGCGTCCGATGGTGCAGCTGGACGGTGGCCGCTTCGCGACCTCCGACCTGAACGACCTGTACCGCCGCGTGATCAACCGCAACAACCGTCTGAAGCGTCTCCTCGACCTCGGTGCCCCCGAGATCATCGTGAACAACGAGAAGCGCATGCTTCAGGAGGCCGTGGACGCCCTCTTCGACAACGGTCGTCGTGGTCGTCCGGTGACCGGTCCCGGCAACCGTCCCCTGAAGTCCCTCAGCGACATGCTGAAGGGTAAGCAGGGTCGATTCCGTCAGAACCTTCTCGGTAAGCGTGTGGACTACTCCGCGCGTTCCGTGATCGTCGTCGGTCCGCAGCTGAAGCTGCACCAGTGCGGTCTGCCCAAGGCCATGGCGCTGGAGCTCTTCAAGCCGTTCGTGATGAAGCGCCTGGTCGACCTGAACCACGCGCAGAACATCAAGAGCGCCAAGCGGATGGTCGAGCGCGGCCGCACGGTCGTCTACGACGTCCTCGAAGAGGTCATCGCCGAGCACCCGGTTCTCCTGAACCGTGCGCCCACGCTGCACCGCCTCGGCATCCAGGCCTTCGAGCCCCAGCTGGTCGAAGGCAAGGCCATCCAGATCCACCCGCTCGTCTGCACCGCGTTCAACGCGGACTTCGACGGTGACCAGATGGCCGTGCACCTGCCGCTCTCCGCGGAGGCGCAGGCCGAGGCCCGCATCCTGATGCTGTCCTCGAACAACATCCTCAAGCCGGCCGACGGCCGTCCGGTCACGATGCCGACCCAGGACATGGTCCTCGGTCTGTTCTTCCTGACCACCGACGGTGAGCTCCGTGACACCAAGGGCGAGGGCCGCGCGTTCGGCTCGACGGCCGAGGCGACCATGGCGTTCGACAACGGCGAGCTGGCGCTCCAGTCGTCCGTCGACATCCGCTTCCCGGTGGGCACCATCCCGCCGCGCGGCTGGGTGGCGCCGGTCGCCGAGGAGGGCGAGCAGGAGTTCCAGCCGGGCGACAGCTTCCGTCTGAAGACGACCCTGGGTCGCGCGCTCTTCAACGAGCTGCTTCCCGAGGACTACCCGTTCGTCGACTACTCGGTGGGCAAGAAGCAGCTCTCCGAGATCGTCAACGACCTGGCGGAGCGCTACCCCAAGGTCATCGTGGCGGCGACGCTCGACAACCTGAAGGCGGCCGGCTTCCACTGGGCGACCCGTTCGGGCGTCACCGTGGCCATCTCCGACGTCGTCGTGCCCGAGGCCAAGAAGGCCATCGTCGCGGGCTACGAGGCGATGGACGAGAAGGTCCAGAAGCAGTACGAGCGCGGTCTGATCACCAAGGACGAGCGCACGCAGGAGCTCATCGCGATCTGGACCAAGGCGACCAACGAGGTTGCCGAGGCGATGAACGCGAACTTCCCCAAGACGAACCCCATCTTCATGATGGTTGACTCGGGTGCCCGAGGAAACATGATGCAGATGCGACAGATCGCCGGTATGCGTGGTCTGGTGTCGAACGCGAAGAACGAGACCATCCCGCGTCCGATCAAGGCGTCCTTCCGTGAGGGCCTCACCGTTCTGGAGTACTTCATCTCCACGCACGGTGCCCGTAAGGGTCTGGCGGACACCGCCCTGCGTACCGCCGACTCGGGTTACCTGACCCGTCGTCTGGTGGACGTCTCGCAGGACGTGATCATCCGCGAGGAGGACTGCGGCACCGAGCGCGGTCTGAAGCTGAAGATCGCCGTTCGCGGCGAGGACGGCGTGCTGCGCAAGGCCGACGACGTCGAGACCTCGATCTACGCCCGCATGCTGGCCGAGGACGTCGTCATCGACGGCAAGGTCATCGCGCCGGCCAACGTCGACCTCGGTGACGTCCTCATCGACGCCCTGGTCGCCAACGGCGTCGAGGAGGTCAAGACCCGCTCGGTCCTGACCTGTGAGTCCGCGGTCGGCACCTGTGCCTTCTGCTACGGACGCTCGCTCGCCACCGGCAAGCTGGTCGACATCGGTGAGGCGGTCGGCATCATCGCCGCCCAGTCCATCGGTGAGCCCGGTACCCAGCTGACGATGCGTACCTTCCACACCGGTGGTGTGGCCGGTGACGACATCACGCAGGGTCTGCCGCGTGTCGTCGAGCTCTTCGAGGCCCGTACCCCGAAGGGTGTCGCCCCGATCTCCGAGGCCGCCGGCCGCGTGCGGATCGAGGAGACCGAGAAGACGAAGAAGATCGTCATCACGCCCGACGACGGCAGCGACGAGACGGCGTTCCCGATCTCGAAGCGCGCCAAGGTCATCGTGCACGAGGGCGACCACGTCGAGGTGGGCCAGAAGCTCACCATGGGTGCCACCAACCCGCACGACGTGCTGCGCATCCTCGGCCAGCGTGCCGTCCAGGTCCACCTGGTCGGCGAAGTCCAGAAGGTCTACAACTCGCAGGGCGTGTCGATCCACGACAAGCACATCGAGATCATCATCCGGCAGATGCTGCGCCGCGTGACGATCATCGAGTCCGGCGACGCGGAGCTCCTGCCGGGCGAGCTGGTCGAGCGGTCGAAGTTCGAGACCGAGAACCGTCGTGTGGTCACCGAGGGCGGTCACCCCGCCTCCGGCCGTCCGCAGCTGATGGGTATCACCAAGGCCTCGCTGGCGACGGAGTCCTGGCTGTCGGCCGCCTCCTTCCAGGAGACGACCCGAGTCCTGACGGATGCGGCGATCAACGCCAAGTCCGACAGCCTCATCGGCCTCAAGGAGAACGTCATCATCGGTAAGCTCATCCCGGCCGGTACGGGCCTCGCCCGCTACCGCAACATCCGGGTCGAGCCCACCGAAGAGGCCAAGGCCGCGATGTACTCGGCCGTCGGTTACGACGACATCGACTACTCGCCCTTCGGCTCCGGCTCCGGCCAGGCAGTCCCGCTGGAGGACTACGACTACGGCCCGTACAACGGCTGA
- a CDS encoding YfhO family protein — translation MAPEPTTVDARPTAPHRPAPRRAAIRRITRFRGPLLAFLITSGAFCAAWVARGTYPFGNTGRALNDQANQYVPFHRALWDLAHGQAAGDVLFTWRGGFGQQFLADYHTYLGNPFSWLAVLVPRAHVDLAVFAITPITMGTAAAVMTVYLGKLHPGPWWQRGVLGAVYGLCGWALSDASYIPMWLWGLVALPLLGIAVEWCLEERRWPGVALLVALAWFGNFYTAMMATMAACVLLAIRMTTRDMTGRQRLRALWRAATATGTGILLTLPLLLPSFLSSGAAQPTRAAAFDPVRIELFLAGMLPATHLWGGRPRLYVASLGLILAGSFLLNTRVAKRTRLVWSAAILLVAASFQFPPTQYVWHGLAVPNGNPYREAFVFSGMVVVVAWLALANRPRPLHLALSAAVLVAATCVLRRADDFGGWTWPAVLGGGAVSLLALVLLRLGEKRRFLVPVAAALMIGVVFAESTVATAGADARRARERWAKPVATSNRSIGDHFEAVRAVSGWPAYRTDSGAPQSAYNDALALRAEGPQYYSSYLPEATYKALEPLGYGFKNDGRTFFGADNPVLDAIFSIGARVRPGTTPSSWTGSKFPAPPLVTVRTAPYTSPNPAETVYARQENVLGATVYQVPPVTRGGSATEPAYSARCTPGSEAYWYSPAVYGTVRSGGGPRRLLEDRMTGVTPLGTVPASGLVEVTLQTGTQGTDAGAYPLGCLDRTALDAAVRHLTATGATAVEVGGHSITATLPTAAGGTAVIATTAVPGWQCTAPLKPFHGLLAVDLPPGTTEASCTFTPKGLTPGLAGAALSLLALVAVPAATRLRRRRTSGS, via the coding sequence GTGGCACCCGAGCCGACCACAGTCGACGCCCGTCCCACCGCCCCGCACAGACCCGCCCCGCGCAGAGCCGCCATCCGCCGGATCACCCGCTTCCGCGGTCCCCTGCTGGCCTTCCTGATCACCTCGGGCGCCTTCTGCGCCGCCTGGGTGGCACGCGGCACCTACCCCTTCGGGAACACCGGCCGGGCCCTGAACGACCAGGCCAACCAGTACGTGCCCTTCCACCGCGCGCTGTGGGACCTGGCCCACGGACAGGCCGCCGGCGACGTCCTCTTCACCTGGCGCGGCGGCTTCGGACAGCAGTTCCTCGCCGACTACCACACCTACCTCGGCAACCCCTTCTCCTGGCTGGCCGTCCTCGTCCCCCGCGCCCACGTCGACCTCGCCGTCTTCGCGATCACCCCGATCACCATGGGCACCGCCGCCGCCGTGATGACGGTGTACCTCGGCAAGCTGCACCCCGGCCCGTGGTGGCAGCGGGGTGTGCTCGGTGCGGTGTACGGCCTGTGCGGCTGGGCGCTGAGCGACGCCTCGTACATCCCCATGTGGCTCTGGGGCCTGGTCGCGCTCCCACTGCTCGGCATCGCCGTCGAGTGGTGCCTGGAGGAACGCCGCTGGCCGGGCGTGGCCCTCCTGGTCGCGCTCGCCTGGTTCGGGAACTTCTACACCGCCATGATGGCCACGATGGCCGCCTGCGTCCTGCTGGCCATCCGCATGACCACCCGGGACATGACGGGCCGGCAGCGGCTGCGCGCGCTGTGGCGGGCCGCGACGGCCACCGGCACCGGGATCCTGCTGACCCTGCCGCTGCTCCTGCCGTCGTTCCTGTCCAGCGGGGCCGCACAGCCCACCCGGGCCGCGGCCTTCGACCCCGTACGGATCGAGCTCTTCCTCGCCGGCATGCTCCCGGCCACCCACCTGTGGGGCGGGCGTCCGCGGCTGTACGTGGCCTCGCTGGGCCTGATCCTGGCCGGCAGCTTCCTCCTCAACACGAGGGTCGCGAAGCGGACCCGCCTGGTGTGGTCGGCGGCGATCCTGCTCGTGGCCGCCTCCTTCCAGTTCCCGCCCACCCAGTACGTGTGGCACGGGCTGGCGGTGCCGAACGGCAACCCGTACCGCGAGGCGTTCGTCTTCAGCGGGATGGTCGTGGTCGTCGCCTGGCTGGCGCTGGCCAACCGGCCGCGCCCACTCCACCTGGCCCTGTCGGCCGCCGTCCTGGTCGCGGCCACCTGCGTACTGCGCCGTGCCGACGACTTCGGCGGCTGGACCTGGCCGGCCGTGCTGGGCGGCGGCGCGGTCTCCCTGCTGGCCCTGGTCCTGCTGCGGCTCGGCGAGAAGCGCCGGTTCCTGGTCCCGGTGGCCGCCGCCCTGATGATCGGCGTCGTGTTCGCCGAGTCCACGGTGGCGACGGCCGGCGCCGACGCCCGGCGGGCCCGCGAGCGCTGGGCCAAGCCCGTCGCCACCTCGAACCGGTCGATCGGCGACCACTTCGAGGCCGTCCGCGCCGTGTCGGGCTGGCCCGCCTACCGGACCGACTCGGGTGCGCCCCAGAGCGCGTACAACGACGCCCTGGCACTGCGCGCGGAGGGTCCGCAGTACTACAGCAGCTACCTCCCCGAGGCCACCTACAAGGCCCTGGAGCCCCTCGGCTACGGCTTCAAGAACGACGGCCGGACCTTCTTCGGCGCCGACAACCCGGTACTCGACGCGATCTTCTCCATCGGCGCGCGGGTCCGCCCGGGCACCACCCCCAGCTCCTGGACGGGCTCGAAGTTCCCCGCGCCCCCGCTGGTCACCGTCCGCACCGCGCCGTACACCTCCCCGAACCCGGCGGAGACCGTCTACGCCCGCCAGGAGAACGTCCTGGGCGCCACCGTCTACCAGGTCCCGCCCGTCACGCGCGGCGGGTCCGCCACCGAGCCGGCGTACTCGGCCCGGTGCACCCCCGGCTCCGAGGCCTACTGGTACTCCCCCGCCGTCTACGGCACGGTCCGCTCCGGCGGCGGCCCCCGGCGGCTGCTGGAGGACCGGATGACCGGCGTGACCCCGCTGGGCACCGTGCCCGCCTCGGGCCTGGTCGAGGTCACGCTGCAGACCGGTACGCAGGGCACGGACGCGGGCGCGTACCCGCTCGGCTGCCTGGACCGCACCGCACTCGACGCGGCCGTCCGGCACCTCACCGCCACCGGCGCCACCGCGGTCGAGGTCGGCGGTCACTCGATCACGGCCACCCTCCCCACGGCCGCCGGAGGCACGGCCGTCATCGCCACGACCGCCGTCCCGGGCTGGCAGTGCACGGCCCCCCTGAAGCCCTTCCACGGCCTGCTGGCCGTGGACCTCCCCCCGGGCACGACCGAGGCCTCCTGCACCTTCACCCCGAAGGGCCTCACCCCAGGCCTGGCAGGCGCCGCCCTGTCCCTCCTGGCCCTCGTCGCGGTCCCCGCGGCCACCCGTCTGCGCCGGCGGCGCACGTCCGGATCCTGA